In one uncultured Devosia sp. genomic region, the following are encoded:
- a CDS encoding helix-turn-helix domain-containing protein, which produces MTIPPPYDDPPPELSEGARTLLAHLADKWTLLIMVQLCHGPLRFNALRRCVGAVTPKALAQTLRRLERSGIIARTIVPGSPPGVEYSGTELGFALAPAIRALVQWSSTNVEAIEQAQAAFDARD; this is translated from the coding sequence ATGACGATACCGCCGCCCTATGACGATCCGCCGCCAGAGCTCTCCGAAGGCGCCAGAACCTTGCTGGCGCATCTTGCCGACAAATGGACGCTTCTGATCATGGTTCAGCTGTGCCATGGCCCGCTGCGCTTCAATGCGCTGAGGCGCTGCGTCGGCGCCGTCACGCCCAAGGCTCTGGCCCAGACCTTGCGGCGGCTCGAACGCAGCGGAATTATCGCCCGCACCATCGTGCCCGGCTCGCCTCCGGGCGTGGAATATAGCGGCACCGAATTGGGCTTTGCCCTGGCCCCGGCGATCCGCGCCCTTGTGCAGTGGTCATCCACCAACGTCGAGGCCATCGAACAGGCACAGGCGGCATTCGACGCCCGCGACTGA
- a CDS encoding zinc-binding dehydrogenase has protein sequence MRTIVSKSPDSELTLETAPPLSAGEGEVVLDVRAIGVGRVDLIMRQVVPTPFVPGIEVAGVVSDIGRGVDPAWRGRRVFARLQGGAYADQVVVASTVVVAMPDALSFEAAVGAGINALVAHFSMARTHAVAGERVLVRGARGGIGHLAVQMAANLGAEVLQAARDGAPQPADVVVDVVGGAEVGRHLAQLNANGRYLLAGISAGMPAADFAAPLMEDFRRSRSIITLSLDTVADAELNRATGAIFADIAAERLAPVIAATFPLEQAHQAHQRLAAGGTAGKIILVP, from the coding sequence ATGAGAACCATCGTTTCCAAAAGTCCTGACAGCGAGCTGACGCTGGAGACAGCGCCGCCGCTTTCGGCGGGCGAAGGGGAGGTGGTGCTGGACGTTCGCGCCATCGGCGTCGGTCGCGTGGACCTGATCATGCGACAGGTGGTTCCGACGCCTTTCGTGCCGGGTATCGAGGTTGCCGGCGTGGTCAGCGACATCGGGCGCGGCGTCGATCCTGCATGGCGCGGCCGCCGCGTGTTTGCGCGTTTGCAAGGCGGCGCCTATGCCGATCAGGTCGTGGTCGCCAGCACGGTAGTGGTGGCCATGCCAGACGCGCTGAGCTTTGAAGCGGCCGTGGGAGCGGGGATCAATGCGCTGGTTGCCCACTTTTCCATGGCCAGAACCCATGCCGTTGCCGGTGAGCGCGTTCTGGTGCGCGGCGCGCGCGGCGGCATCGGTCACCTGGCGGTGCAGATGGCGGCAAACCTTGGTGCCGAGGTCCTGCAGGCCGCGCGCGACGGGGCGCCGCAGCCTGCCGATGTGGTGGTGGACGTGGTTGGCGGGGCGGAGGTGGGCCGGCATCTGGCGCAGCTCAATGCCAATGGCCGCTATCTGCTGGCCGGGATTTCCGCCGGCATGCCTGCCGCCGACTTTGCTGCTCCGCTGATGGAGGACTTCCGTCGGTCGCGTTCCATCATCACGCTGAGCCTCGACACCGTCGCCGATGCCGAGCTCAACCGGGCCACCGGGGCGATCTTTGCGGATATTGCTGCCGAAAGGCTCGCCCCTGTGATTGCGGCGACGTTTCCGCTGGAACAGGCACATCAGGCGCATCAGCGGCTTGCTGCCGGCGGAACCGCCGGCAAGATCATTCTCGTGCCCTAG
- a CDS encoding RidA family protein produces the protein MTKRQAIFPAGRHALYEAHGYSAAIRSGDLLFVSGQVGTREDGSPEPDFPKQVERAFENLKSVLAAAGATLDDIVDVTTFHTDPEKQFEAVMAVKARYFDTKPYPSWTAVGVTWLSGFDFEIKVIARVPA, from the coding sequence ATGACCAAACGTCAAGCCATCTTCCCCGCCGGCCGCCACGCCCTCTACGAAGCCCACGGCTATTCGGCCGCCATCCGCTCTGGCGACCTGCTCTTCGTCTCGGGCCAGGTCGGCACCCGCGAAGACGGCTCCCCGGAGCCCGACTTCCCCAAACAGGTCGAGCGCGCCTTCGAAAACCTCAAGTCCGTCCTCGCAGCCGCCGGCGCAACGCTGGATGACATTGTCGACGTCACCACGTTCCACACTGACCCCGAAAAGCAGTTTGAAGCCGTCATGGCGGTCAAGGCCCGCTACTTCGACACCAAGCCCTACCCCAGTTGGACCGCCGTCGGCGTCACCTGGCTGTCGGGCTTCGACTTCGAAATCAAGGTCATCGCCCGCGTTCCGGCATAG
- a CDS encoding TetR/AcrR family transcriptional regulator — translation MVASKRQAMMEENRLKLIEAGRKAFAAQGYAAASMDELTASVGLTRGALYHNFGDKKGLMAAVVHQVDSAMAMKAQQIGARQSDPWDALLAEGAAYIEMALDAEVQRIVLLDGPAVLGDPSQWPSQDSCLQSTRRTVERLIAEGRMKKVDPEAAARLMNGAALNAALWVAASDDPAKTLPLVIEAFNAMAAGLLA, via the coding sequence ATGGTTGCGAGCAAGCGCCAGGCGATGATGGAAGAAAACCGACTGAAGCTGATCGAGGCGGGGCGGAAAGCCTTTGCCGCGCAGGGCTATGCGGCGGCGTCGATGGACGAGCTGACGGCGTCGGTCGGGCTGACGCGGGGCGCGCTCTATCACAACTTCGGGGACAAGAAGGGGTTGATGGCGGCGGTGGTGCACCAGGTCGACAGCGCCATGGCCATGAAAGCGCAGCAGATCGGTGCGCGGCAGAGCGATCCATGGGACGCGCTGCTGGCGGAGGGCGCGGCCTATATCGAGATGGCGCTGGATGCGGAAGTGCAACGGATCGTGCTGCTGGATGGACCGGCGGTGCTGGGCGATCCGTCGCAATGGCCGAGCCAGGACAGTTGCCTCCAAAGCACGCGGCGAACAGTGGAGCGGCTGATCGCGGAGGGGCGGATGAAAAAGGTTGACCCGGAAGCGGCGGCGCGGCTGATGAATGGCGCGGCGCTCAATGCGGCGCTGTGGGTGGCGGCGAGCGATGATCCGGCCAAGACGCTGCCGCTGGTGATCGAGGCTTTCAACGCCATGGCCGCGGGGCTACTGGCTTAA